The genome window ATCCCTTGCCTGTGAACATTCAGCATAATGATTACAGCATTTTCAGGAGATTTGTTGAAAACAGAGACAAGGATATGCACAACAAACTCCATTGTAGTGTAGTCATCATTATGGAGCAATACTTTATACATGGAAGGCTCATGGAGCTTTTCTTCTATTTTGGAGTCTACACTCTCATTTGTTTCTGAATTATAATTATTCATAATAAAAGTTAATTATAAAATTAAAAAGTCTCATATTCTTGCCTAGGTTTCCCTGTAAATTTTTATTACAATTCGGCTAATGTTCATTTAATTTCTCTATAATTTCCTTACCTTTATTTTATCATATTTGGAAGCATTAAAAAAATCTTTAGCGCTGCCGCAATTAACCGCTATTTCAAGACATCCACGGCTTCCAATAATGGCAAGCGGTATTTTTGATTTTACACTATTATAACTTTTCGATAAACCTGTAACTGTTCTGTCTCCAATAATAAACTTAATCTTTTTAAGGCCGCAAGCTGCGCAACTAATTTTTTTCAGTATCGCACAATCAATATTTGTTATCAAATTGCCAAAACGGTCTATGGAGACTATAATTCCTGAAAGCTCACCATTATCTGCAATAAACGGCTTTTCCACAGATAATCGCGCCAGACTTTTTATATCTCCCGGTCTGCCTAACCCCATTATTCCGATCCCTTTTGATATGTGGGCCGCAACCGGAGCGAAAATATCCCTGCCATGGAAAGTCTGGCTGACGGATTCAAGGAAATATTCGGAATTCTCAACAAAAACAAGAGCATCGATATCCCCATCGTCCAACAAAGGGGTAAGTATACCGTTATCAGGAGCCAAAAAATAATGGCCCTGTATTTTTGCTGCAAGAATAGGTCTTGCGCTTCCCACACCAGGATCGACTATAACAAGATGGACTGTCTTTTCGGGAAAATATTTATAGGAAAATTTTATTCTGTAAGCTGCATCTATGATATCCTGGGGAGCGATCTTATGCGTAATATCAACAATTGTCGAAGAGGGATTTATGGAAAGGATAACTCCTTTCATAATTCCGACATACTCATCTTCAATGCCGAAATCAGTAAGAAGAGTAATTACAGACATCGAGATATCCTGTAAAAAATAGCCACCATATATAGCATTACCACTCACATTAAACACTAGTACCGGTTATTGAACACACAATTTTGCACTTTATTTTAAATGTTTATATGCAGCTTCAGGCGCCACCCGGCCTGATGATGTTCTCATAACCATACCTATTTTTAACAGGTATGGTTCAACCAGATCAACAAGCGTGTCTGTCTCTTCCTGAAGTGTTGCGGATATTGCCTCAATTCCTACAGGTCCACCATTATAAAAATCGATAATTGTTTTAAGATAACGTCTGTCCAGGCTTGTTAATCCCTTTTTATCAACTCCTTCAAGAAAGAGAGCGGCTTCCACTATATCTTTGGTAATAAAGCCGTTTGCTCGTACCTGTGTATAATCACGGACACGTTTAAGAAGCCTGTTTACTATTCTAGGAGTACCCCTTGACCTTTTTGCGAGTTCCACAGCGCCGGCATCATCGATTTTTACATCAAGGAGATAGGAAGACCGTTTTGTAATCTTGATCAGATCATCATTGCTGTAAAAATCAAGATTACGCAAAATTCCGAACCTGTCCCTTAAAGGAGATGAAATCAACCCAACTCTGGTAGTTGCTCCCACAAGTGTAAAACGTTTTAAACGGTATCTATGGCTTCTGGCATGAACGCCTTTGTCAAAAATAAAATCTACTGCAAAATCCTCCATTGCAGGATAGAGGAATTCCTCTACAACTTTAGGGGTGCGGTGTATTTCGTCCACAAAAAGGACATCCCCCTCTTTAAGATGGGTCAGTATGCCTAGCAGATCTCCACCTTTTTCAAGCGCAGGTCCTGACGTAACAGTTAAATTGTTACCCATCTCATTCACAATAATATGGGCAAGGGTCGTTTTGCCAAGTCCGGGTGGTCCATAAAAGAGAAGATGCTCCAGCGGTTCCCGGCGTAATAAGGCAGCTTCTATGGCAATTTTTAGAGTTTCAACAACTTCCGGCTGTCCCACATATTCTAAAAGACGTTCAGGCCGCAGTGAAAGGATTTCAGGTTCCTGATCGACCGGTTGTCCGGAACCTTCCATAAGTTCGTTATCTTTGGAAGAATATGTCAATACATCATCAGTCATGCTGTCTTCTCGTTACGGTATACTTCTTCAAACAATTCCTCCGGTGTAGAAATAGAGCTGTTATTGCTCATAGCCCCTGCTATCATTTTTACGGCATCAGCATGTTTATGCCCGAGCTGGTTAACAAGAACATCGAGTACCTGCTGTTCAAAGTCTTTCTGAACCGTAACTGTTTTTTCTTCGTCGGCTTTATGGATTAAGGCAAATTTATTCATCCTGCCGGCAAGGGATGCAATTATTTTTTGAGCCGTTCTTTTTCCTATCCCTTTTAACTGTGTTAATCCGGCGGCATCCTTTGTTTCTATGGCGCGTGCTATCTCCCTGACAGGGATACTAAGAGCTTTTACGGCCTTTAATGGGCCAATATCTTCAACTGAAATAAAATACTGAAAAAATTCTTTCTCAACCTCATGATTAAAACCTATTAATACAGGCTTTGGCTGTCGTTCGGTCTGCTGGTAATAAATATAGAGTGATACTTCACTGCCGATATCCTTTATTTTCAGTCTATCCATTACAACCGCAGGAACCAGAACCTCGTATCCGATCTGGTTTGCAAGAAGGAGAATTCTGTCGTCTTCTTTTTTTAACAATCTGCCTTCTAAATAACCGATCATACCCCTCTATAACCCTCTTTATATAGCTCCATACCGAAACAGACCAATAAGCGCCATCCCAAGCGCATCTGAAGCATGAAAAGGCCTTATGGGTTTTGCAAGATTTAAAAACTCCCGCACCGCTTTTTCCAATTGCGCCTTGTCTGCATTACCATTTCCAGTCAAAATCAGTTTTGCTTCACGAACGGGAATCTCCACTATTGAGATATCAGCCCGGCAGCCTGCAAGCAGTATAACACCAGCAACTTTCCCTAAAATAATCCCCGACTTCGGATACTTTTCAAGAGAAAACACATCTTCAACAACCATTAAATCCGGTTTTTCATCTTCTAATACAAGGGTAATTTTGGAAAAAATATGATGGAGGCGCTGGGGAAGGGACTTTTTTTTTGAAGTATTAATACTGCCGTAAGAAAAAGATTTGACTTTAATATCTATTCCGCAAACCACACCTACACCTGTGGCGGCCAGACCCGGATCTATACCGACAATTTTCACCATACGACGCTAACTAAAAAGCCTTTAACTTATTTCTAGCAATTTCAGATTCACTCGATTTGGGGTATTTTTTTATCAATTTCTTAAAAATTAAACGAGCATTGGCAGTATCTCCCAGCCTTAAAAAAGCAAAACTCTGCTTTAAAAGGGCAGATTTAGCTTTATTCCCTTCAGGATATTTTTCAATGACTTTTTGATACTCAAGAATAGCCTTTTGAAACCACTTCTCCCTATAATAGATTTCACCGATCCAGAACTGCGCATTATCCGCATTGTTCGAATTAGGATACAGCTTTAATAAAGATGAAAAGCCCTCCCGCGCTGACTTAAAATTGCCCTTGTCAAACGCCTCTTTGGCCTTTTCATATATCAGATTAGCAGGATTTTGCTTTTTTGTCTTTCTGTCTATTACTTTTTTGTCGGTTACCGGTGGTGATTTAACAGCAGGATACCATGCCGGCCGGACAACACGACTTTTATTTGAACGTACATTCTTTTCCAGCCCGTCAAAGCCTGCCTGCATCTTATTAATCGATTCTTCAAAAGCCTTTATCCTGCTATCCAATAAATATTCGGTCTCTTCAAAACGGCCGGAGAGAAGCCGGACTTCATCCCTGAGACTGTCAAGCTCGGCACGCATCCTTGCAAAATTATCTTTTAGCTTACTGTCTTCATTCGTACTTATTTTGCTAAAACCATGAACCGTTGCAGCCAGTTGTTTATTTCTGTTCTCAGCTTTTGAATAACGTCTTTCAAGCGAGGCAAGCCTGTTATCAAGATTATAAACATCCTCTCTTAAGGCACACCCCGATATTAAGATAAAACAAACTATAAAAAATAAAAGAATCGATTTCATAAGTGATTATTTTTTTAAACCTGGAACAAAGCTGTGATGCCCTTCAGACTTCTATAGACCATCACATAAATAATAATTTCACTGTGTTATCGGTCGTCGGAATATTATAATACGCCTTCCTCCATCTGGCCTTGTGCCAAATTTTAAAATCGGGTTATTATCTGACGGTCTATAACCCAAAACACTATTCCAGTGTAAAATGAGCCCGCCTGTTTATAGCCCAGGCCGCTTCATTCTTTGCCGGGTCTAATGGACGTTCTTCTCCGTAACTGATTGTTGTTAATCGTTCGGGGGCAACACCAAGGTCTACTATGAATTGCTTTGCGCTATCTGCGCGTCTGTCGCCCAAAGCTATATTATATTCACTGGTGCCGCGTTCATCACAATGCCCTTCAACAATAACCGAAACCCCGGGATTGTTCAGCATCCATGCTCCTTTAAGTTTAAGGATGTCCTGTGCCGATGATGAAAGAACAGCGCTGTCAAACTCAAAATGTATATCTGCACTGACAAACATTTCTCTGGCAGCTTTTTCCTGGGCAGCTTTTTCCTGGGCAGCTAAAGCCTCCGCCTTCATCAGGTCAGACTCTGTGATACTGCTTTCATCCACAACTACGTCGGTTACTTCAGAGAGTTGATCTGTATCACCCTCGATCATCTGATCAGTTGTCGGTTCAGTACTGACAACTTTTTTAGCGCACGAAGCAGTAAAAAGCATTGCTGGCAAAATAAAACAGAACATTAGGTTAATCCATAATCTTTTTTGCATTTTTCCTCCTTAATTAATATTAGCTGACCATGCGGGATCAGTCTGAACGCCTGGCATGGACAGTAAACGCCTCTGGTCAGTTCCATAAGCAGTCATTACATATATCCCGGCATGGCCTTCGCGAGTTGAGCTGAATAAAATCAGGCTGCCGTCCGGAGACCAGGAGGGAGATTCATTATCGGCGGAAGAACCTGTCAACTGCGTAAGATTCCCACCGTCAACACCAATAACAAATATATTTATTTCACCCCCGCCCATAGATGAATAAGCTATTTTATCACCCATAGGCGACCAATTCGGCTCGGTATTATATTGTCCTTGAAATGTAAGTCTGTTTACATTCCCTGATCTAAAATCCTTAATATAAATTTGCGGAGTTCCTGATCTTTTTGAAACAAATGCCATCCTTCTCCCACCCGGAGAGAATGATGGGGATGAATCTATTCCCTTGTTTACAGTTAATCTTTTAGTTATTTTACCGTTTCCGGTCAACATATAAATTTCCTGGTCACCGGAAAATGAAAATGTCGCTGCAAGCTCAAATTTGCCTGGAACCCATGCAGGAGTAATGTTGATTCCTTTTTTAGCGACAATGGAACCTCTTTTTTGTGTTAAATTTTTTATATAAAGATCAGGATGGCCTTTTAAGTATGAAGTAAAAGCCAACCATCGGCCATCGGATGACCAGGCAGGGGACAGGGTTATGTTATTATTAAAGGTAAATCGTTTAAGATTGTAACCGTCAAAGTCACAGATATAGATCTCCTTATGACCTGAAGCCTTTGATACAAATGCAATCCTGCTGTTAAATATGCCCCTGTTGCCTGTGAGATGATATATAATTTCGCTGCAAAACCGACGTACTATCCGCCTCTGGTCTCCCCGCTTGCTTTTATAACGCTTGCCCACTATCAGTTTGCACTTAAATGTATCATACAATCTCAGTTCCATTTCAAGCAGATCTGCGTTTTTAAGGATCATGCCTGTTATCAACAGCTCCGCACCTATAGATGTCCAATTATGAAATTTAATATTTGACGCAGTAATGCCTGACTGATGAGGATCTTCCAAAAATGCCGCCCTGTCCAGCATTTTGAAATAGCCGGTAAACTCCAGCATTGAAGAAAACAGATCTGATGTTTTCAGGGCGGCTTGCCTCTCTGCCGGATTTCCTGAAAATGTTTTAAAATAAGAGACTGCAACAGGAATTTTTCGTAAAAAAGGATTTGTTATATCTATATAATCATATCCCGCAAATGAGATTTGCGATCCGGTAAAAAAAAATATCACCGCGAAATAACATATTATTCTTA of Desulfosarcina sp. BuS5 contains these proteins:
- the clpS gene encoding ATP-dependent Clp protease adapter ClpS → MNNYNSETNESVDSKIEEKLHEPSMYKVLLHNDDYTTMEFVVHILVSVFNKSPENAVIIMLNVHRQGIGLCGIYTYDVAETKVKTVQAMAREQDFPLKCTMEKD
- a CDS encoding SAM hydrolase/SAM-dependent halogenase family protein, yielding MSVITLLTDFGIEDEYVGIMKGVILSINPSSTIVDITHKIAPQDIIDAAYRIKFSYKYFPEKTVHLVIVDPGVGSARPILAAKIQGHYFLAPDNGILTPLLDDGDIDALVFVENSEYFLESVSQTFHGRDIFAPVAAHISKGIGIMGLGRPGDIKSLARLSVEKPFIADNGELSGIIVSIDRFGNLITNIDCAILKKISCAACGLKKIKFIIGDRTVTGLSKSYNSVKSKIPLAIIGSRGCLEIAVNCGSAKDFFNASKYDKIKVRKL
- the ruvB gene encoding Holliday junction branch migration DNA helicase RuvB, producing MTDDVLTYSSKDNELMEGSGQPVDQEPEILSLRPERLLEYVGQPEVVETLKIAIEAALLRREPLEHLLFYGPPGLGKTTLAHIIVNEMGNNLTVTSGPALEKGGDLLGILTHLKEGDVLFVDEIHRTPKVVEEFLYPAMEDFAVDFIFDKGVHARSHRYRLKRFTLVGATTRVGLISSPLRDRFGILRNLDFYSNDDLIKITKRSSYLLDVKIDDAGAVELAKRSRGTPRIVNRLLKRVRDYTQVRANGFITKDIVEAALFLEGVDKKGLTSLDRRYLKTIIDFYNGGPVGIEAISATLQEETDTLVDLVEPYLLKIGMVMRTSSGRVAPEAAYKHLK
- the ruvA gene encoding Holliday junction branch migration protein RuvA, with the translated sequence MIGYLEGRLLKKEDDRILLLANQIGYEVLVPAVVMDRLKIKDIGSEVSLYIYYQQTERQPKPVLIGFNHEVEKEFFQYFISVEDIGPLKAVKALSIPVREIARAIETKDAAGLTQLKGIGKRTAQKIIASLAGRMNKFALIHKADEEKTVTVQKDFEQQVLDVLVNQLGHKHADAVKMIAGAMSNNSSISTPEELFEEVYRNEKTA
- a CDS encoding crossover junction endodeoxyribonuclease RuvC, giving the protein MVKIVGIDPGLAATGVGVVCGIDIKVKSFSYGSINTSKKKSLPQRLHHIFSKITLVLEDEKPDLMVVEDVFSLEKYPKSGIILGKVAGVILLAGCRADISIVEIPVREAKLILTGNGNADKAQLEKAVREFLNLAKPIRPFHASDALGMALIGLFRYGAI
- the ybgF gene encoding tol-pal system protein YbgF, which produces MKSILLFFIVCFILISGCALREDVYNLDNRLASLERRYSKAENRNKQLAATVHGFSKISTNEDSKLKDNFARMRAELDSLRDEVRLLSGRFEETEYLLDSRIKAFEESINKMQAGFDGLEKNVRSNKSRVVRPAWYPAVKSPPVTDKKVIDRKTKKQNPANLIYEKAKEAFDKGNFKSAREGFSSLLKLYPNSNNADNAQFWIGEIYYREKWFQKAILEYQKVIEKYPEGNKAKSALLKQSFAFLRLGDTANARLIFKKLIKKYPKSSESEIARNKLKAF
- the pal gene encoding peptidoglycan-associated lipoprotein Pal — encoded protein: MQKRLWINLMFCFILPAMLFTASCAKKVVSTEPTTDQMIEGDTDQLSEVTDVVVDESSITESDLMKAEALAAQEKAAQEKAAREMFVSADIHFEFDSAVLSSSAQDILKLKGAWMLNNPGVSVIVEGHCDERGTSEYNIALGDRRADSAKQFIVDLGVAPERLTTISYGEERPLDPAKNEAAWAINRRAHFTLE
- the tolB gene encoding Tol-Pal system beta propeller repeat protein TolB, coding for MLRALFVRIICYFAVIFFFTGSQISFAGYDYIDITNPFLRKIPVAVSYFKTFSGNPAERQAALKTSDLFSSMLEFTGYFKMLDRAAFLEDPHQSGITASNIKFHNWTSIGAELLITGMILKNADLLEMELRLYDTFKCKLIVGKRYKSKRGDQRRIVRRFCSEIIYHLTGNRGIFNSRIAFVSKASGHKEIYICDFDGYNLKRFTFNNNITLSPAWSSDGRWLAFTSYLKGHPDLYIKNLTQKRGSIVAKKGINITPAWVPGKFELAATFSFSGDQEIYMLTGNGKITKRLTVNKGIDSSPSFSPGGRRMAFVSKRSGTPQIYIKDFRSGNVNRLTFQGQYNTEPNWSPMGDKIAYSSMGGGEINIFVIGVDGGNLTQLTGSSADNESPSWSPDGSLILFSSTREGHAGIYVMTAYGTDQRRLLSMPGVQTDPAWSANIN